From the Kwoniella dendrophila CBS 6074 chromosome 8, complete sequence genome, the window TGTGAGTGTTTACTTAGTTCTGCCTCATATTTTGTGATTCAACTGACCAATATTGTAGATCATGGGTCGACTAGCGGCTTTTGATGCCCGTTTCTCAGCTTTGGAGCATCAGAAGCAAGAAGTAGAACATATGGGTCGACCTACAACTGAATATTCACAAGTCACTCAGGATATTCCCGGTAACCTCATTGACGAGTTGATGTTCAACGAAATGCCTTCTTCTGGTTTCACTCATGGAATTCACATGCCTCAAGGTTTGACTCAATCTATCGTATTCCCAGAACAAGCTCCAATGCCTACTATGCCTGGTCAACCTGCAACTCATTATAGTCATAAACCGGTATCAACTTATCCAGCTGCTCGAACAGGATACGCACCTACTCAACTTCCTCAAGTCAATGGTACAGCTCACTCACATTATGCTCCCACAAATTACACATACAATGCTCCCTCACAAGCTCGAAGTGCGCATCCTACTCAAGCACCAACCAACGTCAATCCAGCTGATATACCTACATGGGGATCAGAAGTCGAAATGCCTCAAGCGGGTGATAACAATGTTCAGCCTCTCGCACCTACCATCAACGTTCTTGCACCTACAGAATCAGGTTTAGGACCTAATGGAAGACCAAGTACTCGGGCACCATCGCCCTCAGTCCGGTCTAGAAATGTATCACGAGCTGGTACTCATCATACAGGCCCTGATCATGTTGAAGTTACCGTCATCACTGAACAACCTTTACAAGATATGCCAAATGGAACAGCAAGACCGCCTACAACTGTGCCTGCTCAAAGCGAGCAGTCATATCGTCCTACACCACCCTCCAAATCAACTGTTTTAGGTGGAGATAACATGAATTACACAGGTAGAGGTGGCAATAATGGACAAGACAGATCTCAAGTAAACGGGGAACAATTCCAAGCTCAGTCAGCTTATATAGGAAGTCCAGATCAATATCCACCTACTCTGAGTAAACCAGTCCCATCAAGTCAAGTTGCCCCTACTACAACAGTAAATCCTCAAATGAGTGATATCCATATGCAACCTCACAACATCATGATGTCTCCTCCAAAAAATCCTGGCGCACCACCAAGAAGAGATATGATACATATCATTGACCCTCTTCTTCCATCGATGGGAGGCTGGAAACCTTGGGACATGTTAACTCAGAGATTATATTCTTGGGCTTTaatagctgaagaaaaaagTTTCGTTAGAGCTTTGGAAGAAGTTAGTCTAGGTAGACAAGTGAGTTAACTTATTCCTCGCCTACGTGGCGATgatataagctgataaattTCCGGCTACAGGTTGAAGAGTTCCCTTTGAGTatattcttgatgatgacTTATAAAAGGTATGGCTCAGCTATGTCATCCCGGCTGTATTGGTCtgttagctgatatatcaatttgatgGTCAGGTTGATTCGAAGAAATTTGAGTGAAaatccacctataccatgCGATAAGCTATTCGTACCTCCAAATATTGCTAACGCGATCAACATCGCTGTTCACGCAGTAAGCTTTTGCTATAGACATGAGTATGAGAACAGAAAGCTGACAATTGATGCAGAGGAGGTACCATGATGCAAAGGAGATTTTGCTGGAGTTATGGAATTGTAAGCTAGGGCTCGACGTGACTTTCTTCGTATCATCAACTGATGTGTTGGGACTATAGCTTTGGGAAGCAATGAACCTCCTCGAGTCATCATCGCTCTGGCTCCTCTGGGTAATGATGTAAGTGACTTTTTCGAGATACAATAAGCAAAAAGCAGCTAATCCGATCACATAGCCTGATCAATGGGCGTCTCACCGATACGATCTCGTAACTCGACATTTGACTTCTTACAGAGTATCTCATTTAGACCAAATACAAACCGATGGACGTAAGTTAGCTTCCAACTCACTACATTGATGTATTGACAAAGCTGACTGAGACCGTAATCAACAGGTTCATTCTGGTGTAAGTATTCGAGAGATCGATTTCCAAATTACGAGAATGTGAGCGTAACTAATCTTTTTAATTGATCTCGAACTTGATAGGGTGGGAAGCGATTGGTCAAGCTTGGCCACAACTTCAAATACCAGATATGGAAACACTGGAACAGAGTGGTAGACAAAGGATAATCAACGAAAGAAGACCACCTGAACATAGACATGATAACTCTTTATATGCCGCAAATATCAGTAGAAATCTACTATTGTAAGCTCTACCCTAATTCTGATTCAATTTGTCATACGTATATGCtcagctaaagcttttcGTATATTCTCAGGGGCTACCGACCTGAAAGACAGCAGGATTTAACTAAATTAAGAGAATTGGTTTGGGCTGAGGTGAGCAATTTCTCCATTATAAATACAAATCACTTTAGTCACCTGTATCTAGCAGAAACACGATGCTAATGAACCTGTTCACAACTTTCAAAATAGGTCAAACGTCTCCTAGGAAAAAAGAGACATGGTAAACTAGTTGTTGAacctgaatcacctgaacatCTATATGACGCTTAAATCGATAGCTTTTTAGGAAgactttatcttttggttATCTCATTTGATCTGTATATTTGAAATATATACCCTAAAACCGGAAATGAATCGAAATTATGTGTTTAGGATACCTAAAATTCCATTTCAGACTTTCTGATGATTATACCttatatacatacagtatataagcatccagtatatatattataCTCCCCCATAATAATGTAAAGATGACAAGGATCTTAAACATACAAGAACAATTTCTGCATGCATATAGtgttattatatatatatgatgttTATCTATGAAGATTATGCTACTTGGATCGAAATGTCCATTGGTCTAGTATATACTGTATCTGAAATTGACAGAAAATACTCAGGACCGCTACACCTTTTAAACCACTATATTGTATACTCTACTAAACTACAAgcaatttctttttatttACTCGAAAGAGGGTGTACCTGCTCTACTTGAACTTCTTTgagctaaacctaattcactTAAATTTACTCTTGAAGAATTTCTTGAAATTGCAttatttgaagttgttgtagTTGCAATTGTTGATTCTCTTGATCTAGCACTTAAGTTCGTTTCATCTTGAGAACTCAATAAACCTATCGGAGGATCATTCCATCctcctgaagatgaagaagatagaagattATTCATCTTAGGTTGTGTAAgtcttgatttacctgatcttgaaGAATTTGTCTTTCTACTAGGTGATAGAGGTATCATGttattaggtgaagttgaagttgaagaagataaacctaaacctaatcctgaaccaccaaaaccattttcaggtgGAACTGAACCTGGTCTAGATGAAGGTACAGTTAAAGATCCAGATGGATAAGAATTTGCAGGTATGAAGAAATTACTATTATCGgatggtgaattaggttgtgaagaatctgatgaagaagataaattatttaaaggtaatgatgtTGGCATTGAATTGTTCCTCAATAATCCATTTCTGTTCCTGCTACTATTGTTATTATGTTTATTTTTAAACAATTTACTAAATTTAGTTGACCATAATCTTAATCTACCTGGTGGTCCagttttgaaagatgatCTTTGTGATTTGGCAGTAGTAATAggattattgattgataatgatgaagaatcagataagaaaccaccaccactaccaccaccttcttctaatgaATATCCATTATTCATTGCATTAGttgatatacttgattttctatttcttttgttatttgaAGAATTCCTGTTAGTAAATaaactaaatcttcttctaaataaaaaattgaataaacaagctaaaatgaaaaatgaaaTAAAACCATATGCCCATAAAGTTTGAATACCCattttttgtaatttattttctaattcacttATTGGTATGGTTTGTTTTAATCGATTTGACCATACATTCTCTTTGTATGTTGATCTAGGTTTAATTgcttttgaagcttcaaTAACCATTTTACCTAATGTCCATGATATTGCAGtttcaccaatttcatccATTGATTGAAAATGTGTTTTTTTGCCAtcaaataaacctttttctttcgcacgtctttcagcttcttcattagtttcacctaattctccACCTGTCAAAGTTGAAtttccacctaaatcaatcattctaggtatacctataccttcatGTAATATATTTGAAATCCATGCTCCTTTAAAACATTGCATTTGTAAACGTGATAAATCGGCCTGTATATGTACAAGCGAGAAGAAAAGTTAGTCATCGTATATTCTAATTCAAATCTCTGATATTCATGTAAAGGCTGATTgacaaccaaaaaaaaaaaaactcacctctgaTCCTCTCcaacctttttcttgttcaacctgatattcaatatctttccaatttttctGACAAAATTCATTCATACCTTTTTCCCATTCACCCCAATCCCAAATTCCACCTAGACCTAAAACTTGTTGATGTGTATACCAATATTCACTTATACCAATAAAAcctctttgatcattttttTCAAAATCTATATATGGTGTAGGTAAACCAGCAAATAAACAATGTTCTGTTGGACATTTTTGATTAAATGAatttttatctaataaaggtattaaATTGTTTAAACATTCAGAAAATGATCCTGTACCTTTTATACTGAGATTACCTTCTTTGTTATctaaattcagattcaattcAAGatctaaaggtaaacaaggATCTTCAATCAAACGTTTATTGAATTCTGTTCCAGTTAATTCAATATTTTGTTCTTTCCATTTATCTAACAGTTGATCTGTATATCTTTCTCTGGCACGATTCGTACCAAAACCTAACCATGAAGCAACGAATAGATTCCATTCAACTGATTCACCTGATAATAAATTCAAACTAACTTTTCTTaaatcttgttcatcaaaaCCAGATTTCAATAATTCCGACTGCGATGGTGAGAAAGCTAATTGTGTTGATGCACCACCCATAtctaaaaaaccaaatgTTGGAGAATGATGTAATATATCGACTGGCGTTACACTATCATGTTGtaatgaatttggtggtgcttcagctaaaggtgctaaaggtaataaagaatttgatgagGATTCTGATGGATCCAgacttgatgttgatgatgaagaagatgatgaagatgaagatatcgTAGAAGAATCAGGAGCATGACCGAAACCGTccattagataatttacagCTACCCAACCCcacattccttcttcttcacctgaaattACCCGTATATTCTCACCACATAAACCAGCTGATGAAGGTCCTTCAACTTGAAATGGATAATCATTTTTAATCAATTTACATGATGCTTTTAATATTGCTTCTCTGgttgattcaggtaataatctCATTCCTGCTGTAGCTAATATATAAATTGgtgtttgatgatgttgcGAAGGTGGTATATGCCTTAAAGCatgtgataataatggtgcTAAATATTCAGGTATATTTTCAGGTGCTATAGTCGATATACCTAATATCATGATGGGATATTAGTCCTTTTTGGTTCTCAGACAACAATCTTCCATATGAGCATTGATATCAAACTTACCAGGTTCAACTCTTTTAACCCAATCATCACCTTgaacacctttacctactctaactaatcttcttaatgctttcttttccattacattttcaatttctttacctttacctttaaaacTTTTATTCCACCAccatcttgatttaccaattGATTCAGGTACTTTCCTCGCATAAGAAACTTCTTGTAATATTTCTGCTCTTTCCAGATCTGGATCACGCCATGAATAAATTTGTAATCTTGATCCAGAAGATCCAGCATCTATAACTAGCGCATAATGTgtcgttgaagatgatattgacGGTGCCATATTGGTTTGACGGCTTACCTAGAATATTGAAGGAGTGAAGAACCAAAAAACACCAGATAGAATCATCTAAATGTCCATCAAGTCCGCTTTAACGAGCAACTGTCTTTCGTATGTTTCGAGGTAGATGTTTTATCCTTTGGGTCAAATGACAGATGACAGAGACTTAGAGAAAAGAAGCACCGGTAGTGAAATATTTTCCCAGCTTGAGTGCCTTCTACCTCTTTTGTGCTTGTGTTGTTTTGAGATAATCAGTATGTGATACCTGAAATATCATTGACATTGTATTAACAATGATAATACGCAGGACAACAATACGCTGCAGCGATACCTTAAACCAAATAAAGGGTCACGCCACGTGGTTTGAAATtcatataatatataataatatTAGTGGGCTATTATTATCTCACAATCTCTCATTCTGGTCATATCTGTTGTTGAAGCTTTTAATGCACAGATTGGATGCTGATCGCGAAGCATACTCGAGACAGAAACACTCAAAATCAACTGATCAGAACGATATAATTCAGCCTATCTATCATGTGAGATGATCTGACTTTTGATGTAAAAACAGATCAATCTACTCAATAAATACCGAGATATTGTTCCCTACCTGTGATAGTTTACCCAAACCCTCATTAATGCCCAAAAATGCGAAGAATgatgcatatatatgtatatccTGACCAATGAATATTTCTTCTACAACATCTATACAAGTGATACAGTAGCACCAAGAGCTTGTAATgttttttgtaatttttctgcttcttcctttggtaagttttctttAATATTTTGAGGTACTGATTCGACGAATTTCTTAGCCTGTGATAGAAGCAAAATGACAGGATATTAGTCAAGAGCTATTGACACATAGAGTATTCCCGGAATTTGAATGTCTTAAACCGCATTCCCAATCCCGTCCAGATAGGTTATGTTACTATTGGATCATACAATCTCCCCCCTCCTATATACTATCATCCTCTTCCCGATATGATAATCCCCCTTTCTCTGCCAGAATATgagaagaaaatgaaacaGAACATGATGACTCACCTCTACTAAATTCATATTTGGCATGATAGCTTTTACTTCTCTAATAATTTTAGCTTTTGCTGCAGCATCGAATTTTTCAAGTTTAACTGTAAAgattgttttttcttttggtttctcttcagctggttcagctgaatctgatgatgctcctgctgaagaagctgctggCGCTGCTGATGCTGCTGGTAAAGCGATTTCTGTTATGTTGAGTTTGGTCTAAAAGCATGTGAAAATACATATTAGTTACAATTGACCCGTTCGATAGCAGATCACAGATAGAAGGTCTAGTAAGCCAGAAATCTATATCCTATGTTTTGCGGTTCCATGATCCAGGAGGCATTTATATGAAGGAATTCTGAAATCTCTCTTATTCAATCAATGAACAGTATGAAGATATTTCGAGGGACATCTCTTTCATGCAATTTCCTTCACTTCGATGATAAAcgataatgattttttaatTCCATCCACTCTTTCAAATTCTCCATATCTCTTCAATCCACATCACTCCTTCCCTTTGAATAATGACCCAAATCTTCATATAGAAAACcccaaactcaccttgagaGCGCTAACCAATTCTGAAACTTCTAATAATGTCAAACTTGAAATTTGATCTACGATAGGTTGGATTTTAGGTGAAACAGGAGCAGCGGCAGcggtagaagaagaagattcagcttcagcgAAAATAGgtcttgaagttgataatggTCTAGCAGCTAAAACGactcttgatgaagatgctcTAGCTGAACGTAAGAGGGTTCGAGGGATGATCTGTTAAAATGAAATATAAGGAAATAGATAAGCTTGAATCTTCCTACCGGGCAACAAAATATTGACTCACGCTCATTTTAAAGAGGACTTTGTTTTAAAGTGAAAGGGTTGAGTTCAATAGGTAGATGCAGATTTAATGACGAGACGATTCTAAGGCTTATCTTTAGgaagatatatatgttgatatcaatatttcaGTTATAAAGcgtgaagatgatatttcaTCGAAATCTCAAATCTCgaaaagaaacaagatgaatcCGAAAAATGTGCCACTCTACAATTAATCCCGGTATTCTCCGATATAGCACAACCATTTAAGCATAGACCTCCACCATACATGTCCATCAACAAAGAAccatatttatatatatatatattatattcttcttcctcttcttcatattgCCTTAGATATCGACTATATATTACATATACCACACTTGACCACTGACCAAGCTGGATATACAAGCAAGGGGAAGGAAAGGATACGTACCCTacaaagtgaaaaaaaaagagtaATATGTCATTAGAAACAACGCTTCCCAGCTCGACATCTCAACATACCTTATCACTAGATTCAATACCTATAcaatcacctccaccacctgaaatAGAATCCACTTTATCTAGATTATCATCTTATAGAAATGTTAGAGGTGTTATGATTCTCTCTAGAGCTTCATCAACGACAACAGCACCAACAACATCAGATAATACTAGTATAACAGAGAATAACGGAGGAATTGGAGGAACTGGTGGTATAATACAAACTACAGGAAATgtatttgaaggtgaatcaggtaGAAAATATGCAAAAGCAGTAGAAAGTATTGTGGGGAATGTTAGTAAAGCTTTGAACGATTGTGAAAAGGGTGTAAGTACTGTATATTTTAAATCTATACTGTGTCAATAACGTATTCAACTAATTAGGTTTTTGTTTTAAACAGGATGAATTGAAGTTTATGAGAATACGGACAAAGAAGCATGAATTGATTATAACACctggtaagtcagcttctATAAATTTTCACCTCGTGATATGTGAAGCTGATAGTCTTATCTCAATGCAGACGAGAAATACCTTCTTGTGGTACTGCAAGATCCTGGTCAGTGAGCCACCTACCTCCTAAGAAATCATGGTAAATCGCACATCACGAATCTATTACAACTAGATGCAAAGTCACGGGATGAGTAAACAGAAACCCTCATATTGGTTTATTGGCAACAATATTCACTCAAGCTTAAAAATAACGCTATATGCGTCAAAGCAACGAAATTTAACGACCTCTGACACAACGAAAATGGGGAactcatatatatatagatagatgGTATCGGTTGATAAATCGAATATTCGAAGACCATCGTCCCAACGGTATGCAACAATCATGgtagaagaaattaaatAACTATCGTAGTATGTTTGATCGGATCTTGAGCTCAATGGTTTGTAAAGAGGCAGTGTTATTGGGGGACCGCGCACATTTATCTACTTCTACGCATCTATGTATAAATTCAATCTGATAATCTAGTGTCTAAGCCTTTTCAGATCTTACATGCAATATCCGGCACCTCCACTGTCCATCTTAATCCTGATCATACAGCTATACAACTCTATTCTTGATACCCTTACCGTCAAAGTAATCTGCCATtatatttattgattctgTACATCCTGATTCTGCAACTTCTTCTGTAGCTCCTCCTCTATACATAATATGACATAACATGAATCGTTCGTTAGCGATGTGTCTTCCCTTTGGTTGAAGTGGGATTATGGATTAAGAAACTGAAACGGCGTATTCTAAGTATAGTTGGTAGAAACTTACAAATGAGGTAAAACAACAgtattttctaattcagctaatttaccCATTGTTTTATTTGTTGAAGGTTCAATTTCCCAAACATCTAAAGCTGCACCCCAAATTTTTTTATTTATTAAAGCAAAttctaaatctctttcatttATAATACCACCTCTTGCAGTATTAattataattgaattagatttcattaaatttaattgattttttgaaattAAATTTTTAGTTGAATCATTTAATGGACAATGTATTGATAATACATCAACTTGTTTtattaattcttctaatgaagaaattctttcaaattcaaattcctCTTTTTTTGAGTTTTGCCatttatttggtgaagaagtaggtGAATAAATTAAAATTTTACATTTAAATACACttaataattttgataattcccaTGAAATATTTCCCATACCAATTAAACCAATAGTTTTATAAAATAATCCAGGTGCCAATACATTTATAGAAGCTattttttcacctaatctaaCTTTTCTATCTACTTCACTTATACGTCGAAGTAAATCTAACATCATACCTAATGCTAATTCTGCTACTGCCtaattatcatcatttccatcCGTATTAGTCAGTAGTATTACAACAATATCTTCGAAATTTTATATATAACTTAGAAATCAATTTAATTcgatataatcaatcaaaactcacATGTGCATTACCTCCAGGTACATTAGTAACTATGATACCCTTTTCTTTACATGTTTGAATATGTACATTATCATAACCCACACCGTTTCTAGAAATAATCTGTAATTTCGGTGATTTCAAGATCATTTCTCTTGATACACTACTCATACGAAGGACTAATCGGAAAAAAAAATTGTACTTCATCTCagctcttcatcttcttggTGTATCATGGATATACAAGTCCACTGGTTTATCACAACTTGATCAAATTGTATGCGAGCTCACAAATACCTTCCGTTTGTTCAAGTGtttcttctaaaggtaaatcatcaagtaatattactttcttgaattttgttCTGGCATATTCAACTGATTTTGGATGATATGctgaatgtatatatacagtagCATCTTTTGCTTTAACGTTTGATCTAGGTGTTATGAGATTCTCAGAAGGGGGTGTAGGTAATGACATTTTGTATATTCAACAAAAAAACGatttttttagatttatgGTCTTAATCTCAGATTTGAATGAGCGATTGGTGTGCACAAAACAAGGGATACTGCACATATAATCTAGACA encodes:
- a CDS encoding ribosomal protein L7/L12; amino-acid sequence: MSIIPRTLLRSARASSSRVVLAARPLSTSRPIFAEAESSSSTAAAAPVSPKIQPIVDQISSLTLLEVSELVSALKTKLNITEIALPAASAAPAASSAGASSDSAEPAEEKPKEKTIFTVKLEKFDAAAKAKIIREVKAIMPNMNLVEAKKFVESVPQNIKENLPKEEAEKLQKTLQALGATVSLV